A DNA window from Acinetobacter sp. 10FS3-1 contains the following coding sequences:
- the aciT gene encoding ciprofloxacin tolerance protein AciT, translating into MVTANLATIVGLSLVAAAVLAVFFSPYRRWLSFMAAGMLTWGLIEMIRSGTQALFELPMTYSYLTALTIVMAIVTLLLLREDRRAERALAKRRYIEHTPVYEDDQQQLSSR; encoded by the coding sequence ATGGTAACAGCGAATCTGGCAACGATTGTAGGCTTGAGTTTAGTCGCTGCGGCTGTGCTTGCTGTGTTCTTCTCGCCTTATCGTCGCTGGTTAAGTTTTATGGCTGCGGGCATGCTGACCTGGGGTCTGATCGAAATGATTCGCAGCGGGACACAAGCCCTGTTTGAACTCCCGATGACCTATAGCTACCTGACTGCACTGACGATTGTCATGGCCATTGTCACCCTCTTGCTGTTGCGGGAGGACCGCCGTGCAGAACGTGCGCTGGCTAAACGCCGCTATATCGAACATACGCCGGTGTATGAGGATGACCAACAGCAGCTATCCAGTCGTTAA
- the serB gene encoding phosphoserine phosphatase SerB: MQEIILISFLGPDQPNQFTRLMQVLSAHSLQILDVGQAVIHNQLTLGIVVSSNDQTATALAMKEILILAHDIGLTVRFKPISTAEYGQWVKEGGRTRYIVTALAPELNASHLQAVTHIVSSQGFNIETVTRLSGRPALDGSSKGPKRACIQFGLSGQMLDAAAMRAACLSLSNELNVDVAVQEDNAYRRNRRLVCFDMDSTLIEQEVIDELAIEAGVGTQVAEITERAMQGELDFQQSFRARVALLEGMDAAVLPKIAERLTVTEGAVRLISTLKALGYRTAILSGGFQYFAEYLQAKLGIDEVHANCLDVRDGKVTGEVKGHIVDGARKALLLKQIADEMGISLEQTIAVGDGANDLPMLSIAGLGVAFRAKPLVRQNATQAISSVGLDGVLYLLGMHDKDLNRA, translated from the coding sequence ATGCAAGAAATCATTCTTATATCATTTTTAGGACCCGACCAGCCTAATCAATTTACACGATTAATGCAGGTTTTGTCCGCCCATTCCTTACAAATTTTAGATGTAGGACAAGCGGTCATTCATAATCAACTGACCTTAGGAATTGTGGTCTCGTCTAATGACCAGACTGCAACAGCATTAGCCATGAAGGAAATCCTGATTCTAGCACATGATATCGGGTTAACAGTGCGCTTTAAACCGATCTCTACTGCTGAATATGGGCAATGGGTGAAAGAAGGTGGACGCACACGTTATATCGTAACGGCATTGGCTCCGGAATTAAATGCCTCTCATCTTCAGGCTGTGACCCATATTGTATCCAGTCAGGGTTTTAATATTGAAACGGTCACACGTCTTTCCGGCCGTCCCGCCCTGGATGGCTCCAGCAAAGGTCCAAAACGTGCCTGTATCCAGTTCGGTTTAAGTGGGCAGATGCTGGATGCTGCGGCCATGCGTGCAGCCTGCCTGAGCCTGTCGAATGAACTGAATGTGGATGTTGCGGTACAGGAAGATAATGCTTATCGCCGTAACCGCCGTCTGGTCTGCTTTGATATGGACTCGACCCTGATTGAACAGGAAGTCATTGATGAACTGGCGATTGAAGCCGGTGTTGGCACCCAGGTTGCAGAAATTACCGAACGTGCCATGCAGGGCGAGCTGGACTTCCAGCAAAGTTTCCGCGCCCGTGTTGCCCTGCTAGAAGGCATGGATGCAGCAGTATTGCCGAAAATTGCCGAACGCCTGACAGTCACGGAAGGGGCAGTGCGCCTGATTTCAACTTTAAAAGCTTTAGGTTATCGCACGGCTATTCTGTCGGGTGGTTTTCAGTATTTTGCAGAATATCTGCAAGCCAAGCTGGGGATTGATGAAGTACATGCCAACTGTCTGGATGTTCGGGATGGCAAGGTTACCGGTGAAGTCAAAGGCCATATTGTAGATGGTGCCCGTAAGGCACTGCTATTAAAGCAGATTGCAGATGAAATGGGGATTTCTTTAGAGCAGACCATTGCGGTGGGTGATGGGGCCAATGACTTGCCAATGTTGTCGATTGCAGGTCTTGGCGTGGCTTTTCGTGCTAAGCCCCTTGTTCGTCAGAATGCGACACAGGCCATTTCTAGTGTCGGTCTGGACGGTGTGCTGTATTTACTCGGCATGCATGATAAAGATCTGAACCGTGCTTAA